The proteins below come from a single Ochotona princeps isolate mOchPri1 chromosome 13, mOchPri1.hap1, whole genome shotgun sequence genomic window:
- the SLC25A28 gene encoding mitoferrin-2 isoform X3 — MNPAEVVKQRMQMYNSPYHRVTDCVRAVWRNEGAGAFYRSYTTQLTMNVPFQAIHFMTYEFLQEHFNPQRRYNPTSHVLSGACAGAVAAAATTPLDVCKTLLNTQESLAWNSNITGHITGMVNAFRTVYQVGGVTAYFRGVQARVIYQIPSTAIAWSVYEFFKYLITKRQEEWRAGK; from the exons ATGAATCCAGCAGAAG TGGTCAAGCAGAGGATGCAGATGTACAACTCCCCATACCACCGGGTGACAGACTGTGTGCGGGCAGTGTGGCGGAACGAAGGGGCCGGGGCCTTTTACCGCAGCTACACCACCCAGCTGACCATGAACGTTCCCTTCCAAGCCATTCACTTCATGACCTACGAATTCCTGCAGGAGCACTTTAACCCCCAAAGACGGTACAACCCCACCTCCCACGTCCTCTCCGGAGCCTGCGCAGGAGCCGTCGCTGCCGCCGCCACTACCCCACTGGACGTTTGCAAAACACTGCTCAACACCCAGGAGTCCCTGGCCTGGAACTCGAACATTACAGGACACATCACAGGCATGGTTAATGCCTTCAGGACGGTCTACCAAGTGGGCGGCGTGACTGCCTACTTCCGAGGGGTGCAAGCTAGAGTCATATACCAGATCCCCTCCACAGCCATCGCGTGGTCTGTGTACGAGTTCTTCAAATACCTAATCACCAAACGGCAAGAAGAGTGGAGAGCAGGCAAGTGA
- the SLC25A28 gene encoding mitoferrin-2 isoform X2, with protein MQSLQPDPAARYRNVLEALWRIIRTEGLWRPMRGLNVTATGAGPAHALYFACYEKLKKTLSDVIHPGGNSHIANGAAGCVATLLHDAAMNPAEVVKQRMQMYNSPYHRVTDCVRAVWRNEGAGAFYRSYTTQLTMNVPFQAIHFMTYEFLQEHFNPQRRYNPTSHVLSGACAGAVAAAATTPLDVCKTLLNTQESLAWNSNITGHITGMVNAFRTVYQVGGVTAYFRGVQARVIYQIPSTAIAWSVYEFFKYLITKRQEEWRAGK; from the exons ATGCAGAGTCTGCAGCCCGACCCAGCAGCCCGCTATCGCAACGTGTTGGAGGCCCTCTGGAGGATTATAAGGACAGAGGGCCTGTGGAGGCCCATGCGGGGGCTGAACGTCACAGCCACAGGCGCAGGGCCTGCCCATGCCCTCTATTTCGCCTGCTACGAAAAGTTAAAAAAGACCTTGAGTGATGTAATCCACCCCGGGGGCAATAGCCATATTGCCAATG GTGCCGCGGGGTGTGTGGCCACATTACTGCACGATGCAGCCATGAATCCAGCAGAAG TGGTCAAGCAGAGGATGCAGATGTACAACTCCCCATACCACCGGGTGACAGACTGTGTGCGGGCAGTGTGGCGGAACGAAGGGGCCGGGGCCTTTTACCGCAGCTACACCACCCAGCTGACCATGAACGTTCCCTTCCAAGCCATTCACTTCATGACCTACGAATTCCTGCAGGAGCACTTTAACCCCCAAAGACGGTACAACCCCACCTCCCACGTCCTCTCCGGAGCCTGCGCAGGAGCCGTCGCTGCCGCCGCCACTACCCCACTGGACGTTTGCAAAACACTGCTCAACACCCAGGAGTCCCTGGCCTGGAACTCGAACATTACAGGACACATCACAGGCATGGTTAATGCCTTCAGGACGGTCTACCAAGTGGGCGGCGTGACTGCCTACTTCCGAGGGGTGCAAGCTAGAGTCATATACCAGATCCCCTCCACAGCCATCGCGTGGTCTGTGTACGAGTTCTTCAAATACCTAATCACCAAACGGCAAGAAGAGTGGAGAGCAGGCAAGTGA
- the SLC25A28 gene encoding mitoferrin-2 isoform X1: MELEGRGAGRVAGGPASGPGRSPGESTLLDGWLQRGVGRGAGGGGEAGACRPPVRQDPDAGPDYEALPAGTTVTTHMVAGAVAGILEHCVMYPVDCVKTRMQSLQPDPAARYRNVLEALWRIIRTEGLWRPMRGLNVTATGAGPAHALYFACYEKLKKTLSDVIHPGGNSHIANGAAGCVATLLHDAAMNPAEVVKQRMQMYNSPYHRVTDCVRAVWRNEGAGAFYRSYTTQLTMNVPFQAIHFMTYEFLQEHFNPQRRYNPTSHVLSGACAGAVAAAATTPLDVCKTLLNTQESLAWNSNITGHITGMVNAFRTVYQVGGVTAYFRGVQARVIYQIPSTAIAWSVYEFFKYLITKRQEEWRAGK; the protein is encoded by the exons ATGGAGTTGGAGGGGCGGGGCGCTGGCAGAGTGGCGGGGGGGCCGGCCTCTGGGCCCGGGCGGAGTCCCGGGGAATCGACGCTGCTGGACGGGTGGCTGCAGCGGGGCGTGGGCCGGGGGGCCGGTGGCGGCGGGGAGGCCGGGGCCTGCAGGCCCCCGGTACGTCAGGATCCGGACGCGGGTCCGGACTACGAGGCGCTGCCAGCCGGAACCACTGTCACCACGCACATGGTGGCGGGCGCCGTGGCGGGGATCCTGGAGCATTGCGTGATGTACCCCGTTGACTGCGTCAAG ACCCGGATGCAGAGTCTGCAGCCCGACCCAGCAGCCCGCTATCGCAACGTGTTGGAGGCCCTCTGGAGGATTATAAGGACAGAGGGCCTGTGGAGGCCCATGCGGGGGCTGAACGTCACAGCCACAGGCGCAGGGCCTGCCCATGCCCTCTATTTCGCCTGCTACGAAAAGTTAAAAAAGACCTTGAGTGATGTAATCCACCCCGGGGGCAATAGCCATATTGCCAATG GTGCCGCGGGGTGTGTGGCCACATTACTGCACGATGCAGCCATGAATCCAGCAGAAG TGGTCAAGCAGAGGATGCAGATGTACAACTCCCCATACCACCGGGTGACAGACTGTGTGCGGGCAGTGTGGCGGAACGAAGGGGCCGGGGCCTTTTACCGCAGCTACACCACCCAGCTGACCATGAACGTTCCCTTCCAAGCCATTCACTTCATGACCTACGAATTCCTGCAGGAGCACTTTAACCCCCAAAGACGGTACAACCCCACCTCCCACGTCCTCTCCGGAGCCTGCGCAGGAGCCGTCGCTGCCGCCGCCACTACCCCACTGGACGTTTGCAAAACACTGCTCAACACCCAGGAGTCCCTGGCCTGGAACTCGAACATTACAGGACACATCACAGGCATGGTTAATGCCTTCAGGACGGTCTACCAAGTGGGCGGCGTGACTGCCTACTTCCGAGGGGTGCAAGCTAGAGTCATATACCAGATCCCCTCCACAGCCATCGCGTGGTCTGTGTACGAGTTCTTCAAATACCTAATCACCAAACGGCAAGAAGAGTGGAGAGCAGGCAAGTGA